In Planococcus shixiaomingii, the DNA window AACTTTTTTGAGCAATGCAAAGCCTATATTCGACATTGAATATAGGCTTTGTTACGGGATATGCTTTCATCGGCTTTTATCGCATTCCTTGCAATACTACATTGACAATAAACTGCACTTTCCGGAGAGAGCTTTTTTTCTTTCTGGAAATGGTGTGCATCAAGACACCTAACAGCGGATCAATCGACCGGATCGGCGGAATTTGCATGTCTACTAACCGGCTGACTTCTGCCAATTCGTCTTCTTTGGTGAACGGCGTTAATAAAGCTGGATCTTTCATCGCGTTTTCGTCAACTCTCAATACGAACTTTTGAAGAAAAGCCGCCACACTGGCCACTTTGTCTAAATTCAGCCGTTCAAAAGTATCTTTTGGAGTATGGTAATGCGGCCAATGACCGCACGAAAGAAAAATATGCGGCTGATGATGAATGTCGAACACATAATGATCGGACAAATACAAACGCTCTCTTCCTTGTATTTGATAAACCAGAATACCGTCAGCGTCCTCTTTCGCTTCACTGATGCTTGTTGACAACAGCGGGCTTGAGTCTGCGCCGATCGCAAAAAGCGCCTCTTCCCGCCCTTTGATGGCAATATCGTGGCCGCATAAATCAAGGACAATGGCCCCTTTGAAACTGCTCATATTTAACGAAGGCGGCAAATTATTATAGAAATAAACACTTCCCATGCGGTCTGATAAAAAATAAGGCGGTTCTTCCA includes these proteins:
- a CDS encoding M28 family peptidase, translated to MRFKYVELIKRLSSPALDGRAPGTAGHETAKKLIVGRFEELGLEPLIEDNWAQKFPATEKITGENLLAIKKGKSEEWILLGAHYDHFSGIPGADDNAASIGIVFDVVEAVLKQELNLSIVLAIFDLEEPPYFLSDRMGSVYFYNNLPPSLNMSSFKGAIVLDLCGHDIAIKGREEALFAIGADSSPLLSTSISEAKEDADGILVYQIQGRERLYLSDHYVFDIHHQPHIFLSCGHWPHYHTPKDTFERLNLDKVASVAAFLQKFVLRVDENAMKDPALLTPFTKEDELAEVSRLVDMQIPPIRSIDPLLGVLMHTISRKKKSSLRKVQFIVNVVLQGMR